The genome window atgtataatttagaaaaatatatttttaaaattcaatatttttttcatttatgaaTGAAAATGTCCTACTTACACTTtcctgtaaataaaataaatatttgtattttatatgcatacattatataaatttatgttattGTTAATTGGCAAATAATATAGTGTACCTCTTTAATGTTTTTGCATAGATCATGGCCCCACCAGCATATAGTGATTTAGGCAAAAGTGCTCGTGACTTATTTTCCAGTGGATATCATTTTGGTCTAATTAAGTTGGATGTGAAAACAAAAACTAAATCTGGTGTAGAATTCTCTAGTGGTGGGGTATCTAATCAAGATAGTGGAAAAGTATTTGGTACTTTAGAAAccaaatataatattgatgACTATGGATTGAAATTTAGTGAAAAGTGGAATACTGATAATACACTTTCTACTGATGTTACTTTTGCCGACAAATTGCTCAAAGGTCTTACCCTTGGCTATGGCTGTACTTTCTCTCCACAAACAGggtaaaatatatcatttaattttgtCTGTACCTTATAGCTTACTTATCCTTGCTTTGCATGTACCTAAAATAAAtagttttgaaaaatatgtgaTTGTTTTGTGTTGTAGGACCAAGACTGGAAAACTGAAGACATCTTACAAACATGAGAATGTATCAGCCAATGCTGATTTTGATCTTAGTCTTTCTGCTGGTCCTTTGGTAAATGCATCAACTGTTGTAGGATACCAAGGTAAGAAAAAGATAGCATGTATATACTTTTAGTTTATggcatatatttatattatttttattattatgtaatattgtatcatttctttttttttagtattGAACTTGAAAAGTTAAATATTGTTCAGATATTTAATAGTTATTATATTGTTGTCCTTATGTGATTTCTTGTAATTCCATTCAAGTCCTTCCCCTTTATATTCCCAGTATCCTGTTATTCCAGAAAGAATGATGTAAGATTGTGTTATAGTAAAACAGAATAGATTAAATTTGCTAGGTTATAAAATACTACGATGAAATTGTAGGTTGGTTGGCTGGATATCAAGCTTGTTTTGATACACAAAGAAACAAGCTTACAAAGAATAACTTTGCACTTGGATATACCGCCTCTGACTTTACTCTTCACGCAACAGTGTATGTAtaatcgttataaatattcataataaaaaataatttgatgataaaattttctttattttttaatattctgttttcttttttaggaACAATGGCTGTGACTTTAGTGGCCTCATTTATCACAAAGTGAAACCAGATCTAGAAGGCGCAATTAATTTGGAGTGGAATTCAAGCAACAATGTGACACAATTTGGAATTGCTACAAAATATAATCTTGACCTAGATGCATCTATCAGAGCTAAAGTTAATTCTAATCTTCAAATTGGTCTAGGATATCAACAAAAGTTACGTGATGGTAAGTGATGTTTAATTTATGCAAAATGTTACTCTAAGGAAGAGACTTTTGGTAGAgtaacaatattatatttaattttacgttTCTCAGCAGTTGTCATAATATATCCATTAAATCATTGTACTTTACTGATTATGTTGATTATTTATtgcatacattttatttataaaaagtactTCAATGTTTGACTTACATATTCTTTAACATATTTAGGTGTAACTCTGACACTTTCTACAAATATTGATGGAAAGAACTTTGGCTCTGGTGGTCACAAGATTGGTCTTGCATTAGACCTACAAGCTTAAATATGAATCAGACACAAAAGGATTAGATTTACTCAAAAGGTCGTTTCATGGCCTTTGTGTCATAAAGACAGTATCACAGTACATGCTTCAAAGTATTGCCTATAACATATAGATAGGTTTATCCCAAAATAGATGCcacatataatacatataaacatGGTATGGTAACAATATCTTATCATGAACAATATGGTTTACAAATTCTTGACCGAAATAGAAGTGTTCTATTTTTTCCTCTATAATTCTCTCATATTTAATATGGTGCAGTCTTTTACCAGTTCCTGATGAACATGCAGTCTACTAAAATCAAATGTTAATTACTCTGaacttaattataaaaaatatactcaTGGAGTAATGTTGATTGcaaatacgtataaaattaagttaggaagaaaatatgtttaaacatttctggaaatatatttttcaatgcaataataaatgttaCCAAGTTACGAAGTAACTATAAATTCAGtgattgattttaaaataacacAGTATGATGCTGCACATACATTTTTAGTAGCTacacaaataatattaatgaccgaatttattgtaaaaatacctgcacttaatattatattaaataaatagctACGTACAGGGACTTAAGATTAAATGATGTCAAATATCAAGTACAGTTACTTTTCATTTACAGAATGAAATAACATTCATTCCTGTCTATATAatcaatataaaacaatactGCCAGCGTGATTATTTTAGGATTGAagcaaattgaaaaatacatgTTTGGTTATGAAGATTCCAATAATTTAGTTTGGCATCTTATATAAAgatttcacatttttaaaatagtacatagtaataaatacttttagttataaataattccacAGTCTTGTCTTATGTAGCACTTATAATGCATAAGAGGTTTGTACtcatacaattttattctccCATACATCAACAGTTGTTAAATATTCAGCCAAATCTGGATCAAGCTTTGATTAgttcataaaataaagaaaattttattttatgtgcAGTGTGAATGCTTTATTTACATGAGATAATTACAATATTCCCTTTACTGGAATATGCTTGCGTGAAGTTCATAACAGTCATATATGAAGATTAaacaaatgattttttaaGAGTGcttaatcaataaaaaattttccgtactttatacttatttcaatgttaagttttcataaataataaagtagcTATAATGGCAAAAACCAATTGTTAAGTATTCCATAaattttggtatttttatttgtattatgaaaaaatcaaattttatttatttatcatataaaaattgatttcatgcgtattaacataaaaattaacgagcatgttatattttacattactcGCAATGCATAAGCATCACTGTAGAATTATAACAATCTTTATTGCCTCCAAATTTTAGTTGTGTATGTATCAAATGTTTATCTAATGTTCCGGTTTctgtgtatatttatttgatattaaaaaaaatttatattaatgcaCCATCTGATCTTCCATTGCTTTTGCTATCCATTCTGGTTCAGTTTGAgcaattttttctattatttggTTTACTTGATAGCAAAGTGATTGTATTTGTTTATCCCACGTTGGTAAAGTTTCGCGTGCTACACAAGAAAATAAGTTattgatagaaaatatttgtattaaatccATAAgactattattaattaactataACTGATTGCTCTAAACTTACTTTCAAAATGTACAATGGAATCAATTTGATCGATGTACCCATTCATTCGACCTTCTGTAATCATTTGGCTAGCAATTTTTTCTGCTTTCGTTGGTGGGATTTCCAATAAAGCACCCAATTCTTCGAAAGTTATGTTATTGTACAATTTACTAGCAGATAATAAGTTATGTTCTATAACGGCACGATCAAGAATAGTGGATCCTAATCCATCAATTGTACTTGCTTTCTGATGAGGTTGTAGTAAGGCTTCAAATTCTTGCAACTCGGAACGCCGAATAATGCGAtccaaatacattttttcaagAATTGAGTAAGCGGGAAGTTGTTGACAACGCTCGTCTTTAAATAATGTAGCTAACATACGACTTCTTTGTTGACCTAATATTAATGCAAAAGCTTATACATtgtttttaaaacaattaaaaaatatgaaacaaatatttacctGCAGAAGCTAATACTGTACAAATTAATGCATTCCTAAGTGCAGTCATACGTTCATCTTCATGTATAATAGATCTGTACGATAATTCATTGTATCTTTGTGCTGCTTCTATAAACTTTCTTCTATAATCTAATACTCTAGCATAACAAACTTTATAGTATATTTGTAACTGTTCATTTTTCGACTCAGCCTAAAAAAAAccacaaaataaatttgtttttaaaggTATATATACTACTTAGGTAAATTTGAATACTATATACTTGTAAAAGAGATGCCCTATTGATGAATGCTTCGGCCTGCACTGGATCATCGTCTTCTAAGTACAATCGTGCAATTTTAAGATAAGTTTCAAGTTTGTAGTCAACTGTATAGTGCCTGTGtaaacataataattatatctaaCAATCTTGAATTGATAGGACATAACAATGACTTTTCTATTTACTTTTGTCCTGTTTCTAGTGGTATCCCAACTAAAACATTAGCTGCTTCTCTCCAATTTTGATTACGTTCATAAATTTTTGCTAAGTGTTGTCTTATACTAGCAACTTGTTCTTCAAATGAGATTACTCTTGGTTGCATCTAAAACATTAGCAAGCAACTccttattatatttcaattaatatatattataacaaaatttaccTTGTCTAATGTATAATGCGAAATAGCCATTGACACTTCATCAGGTAAAAGTAATAATCGATTACTGACATCCGTTAAAACTTGTCTTGAGATGACCAAACTTACATATTCATGTACAACTGCAAGACAAAAAGCATTCATCATTATGTTACTAAGAAACTATTGGAAACAATATCGTATTACAAAATGCAGACTAGGATTATCTACaaattggaaaaaaaattgtgttgatatttaaaaacatttatataaaaacgtAGTTATGTAAATAATCATAAGGATATGATGTTtaatctaataaattattgcgTATACAGAGACATGAACATGTAACGATTTGatacatatatgttatatatttataagtaatTAATAGTATCAGATAATTGGAAGATATATTTCTGTACATTATAAGAAAATCTAACGTACTTGCTTCAATGAATATCTTCAAAGCATCCATCGCCTCTTCGCTGGACGATAACAGTATTGAGTCCAAAATCGCTCGATACCTGTAAGTATCACCATTTGTACGGAATATTCCAAAAACATACTTTTGATCCTACTTAACAAGCTTACTTCTCCGCTTGATCTTTATGAGAGCCCCCGGAATACAGTAAATTCGTGAGCTGTTGACGTACAGAAGCTGCCGTCACCACCATCTTTTCTACATGAATAACCAAAAATGACTTTTGCGCCTATTACGATCATGAACTATAGACGGAAGCTACTAGAAGTACAGTAgggaataaatagaaatagatttcactgaatgttataacaataaaatgcaaattattacaataagtaacaattaaaattgttatatattataattttaatgaaatatataatttttatttgtatataaacataaatcaTGTAATAATAGTTTTTGTGTTACGTATTTTTCTACAACTTGTTATATCTTGTACTTTATATGTATTGCcgattcttatttatttaacaatatatgttattatcagattattaaaattaaataattacagaGATATGTACATCGTAATATAATTTGAGATGGCGCTCTATAAAACATTACTGAGATCAGTTAACACACTTTGCATGAATAATTCATGATTGAATAGAATACAATTAGTGTGGACTCGCTTATACTTATAAATTTGGTTTAACATTTCATGTTCCATAATTTAAAGAGTTGatgtatttaatttgaatAGGGTTAGTATAATGCTTCTTACTCTGtattcgattaaaataaatataaatcattaCTTTCATATCTAAACAAAATTAGTACACGTGTTtaagttatatattaatttaaaaattgtaggtaactaaaatattgatagaaaaatgaccagttatataatgtaattaataaatttttaaagatatttgttgattactttattctattttatacgtGTCGTAAACTTGTATAATCTGTACTTAGTTatacttgtaatttctatgaaatttaatgtatGCTAATGTGTACAgaaatgcaattttattattcatttgcaattttaatcTCTCATTAGTCCCATCATATCTAACcgacaaaattataaatcaatGAACCAGATTCCATTATACTTGAAATCCAAATTgatatattgttataatacTTATTCTTTCTCAAGTAAAACATGTATAAATATTGGAAGCAAGAATATAATCGTAAACAGAAAATGTTTTTACAAAAGGAATGCATTTAAATGTTATCTGATTATCTATCCTGGTTTTTTTTTCAgtgattatataaaaataagctACGTAAGagatatttgaatttaatatatatttttattttaaagatctatttttgataattaggAGTAGTTGATAAGTAACATTAATACATACGTTTTTACTATACAGAAGTAGTTCTCTCTAATATTCGAGTAATTTCATTACTTGATTAGACGGTCATTAACTATCAAATTAGTATTATGTTTTGCTATCGCAACATAAGAATATACGTGTATTTTTTAAGTACAGAATTCATTTGATATTATCGTTAATAACTAAGTTACTGCATAAATAAAAAGGTAGACTTTCATTcctttatttaagaaataaaatttatagaaatttatagacagaaatattatagttataacaatatacaacTTTTCGTGAAATAGTTTACATTCAAAATATTCAAGTTTTTGGAACACTTGGTTTTTTATTGGCCTAAGAGGGCGCTAAAGGGCTGACGTGTTTTTAGCCGCGGAAGGGTGAAAATGGCGAAATCGAAATTTGCAAAGTGCGCGAAAATATTGGTTGTTTTTGACGTAATATCCGATTGATAAAGTAAAACGTTTACTTTTGTTGAATTacatataagaaaaaatataactcTATAGTAACAGTGAACTTGTCattctcgtttctctttgaaattttaatactaaACGACCTTTGGGTCTGTTTGTACACAGCGGTGCGTAGTGCACTGTGGGACAGCAATGGTGGGCGCGTGATTTTGAACAAATTCGAGGTATTAAAGGAACACCCAGGTATGTATTATAAgaatgattaatttatttaggaAAAAGTTTaagtgaaatttaaatacttgACGAGCATATAAGAgacatttttgtattatttgttaaaattaaaataagttTCGTGGCACGCCCCCACCCAGCACTGTATGTACCTGATATGAAATGATAACTTATAGGTTAAGTTGAATTTTGTGCGATTATAAGGTGAATATTTAGGAAAAGTTCCTTTTTTATTaccatttgaaatattaagtGTTTAAGTTTTCTTCGTGCATTAATGTCGATTTGCTGTGAAATCattaaaactattaaaatacTTGGAGAATTTCAGTTCGTGGAAAATGGCGCGTTTAAGTAATAAATGGCGCTAATGTTCCTAAGTAGACTATCCTtcgaatttttcttcattattcaaattttattgttcgaattttcgaaaattcgaaTTATACTCGGTCTTTATATTGTTGGACGTGCTTGTAGATAATCCTACTGCCCTTCGTAGTTATAAAAGGCACATCTACATCTTAAagatttgaatttttgaatttttaaatcgtcgtcgattcgtttcgtttttaagTCAATTCATaaatcgttttatatttttccgttggtttacaatatttctttctgtGTATTATCTAACAACGTTTCGagctttataatataaacgatTTACATTCTATGAATTTCTAACCTGTGTATCCATCAAATACATGTTTATGATGAAAGATACAGACATCTGGAAAACCTTTTTAACTTACataaagttattttaaatataaataagtgaTATGATGacatgatattaaatattgcaaaaattgtttatagtttataatttgatattttatactacCATATAGACCTTTACTTAGGAATCTTTGTATCGTATGTTTTGTTTCCGTACTCAGTTATGTAATTAATGTCTTggctttttattatatatttaagatttttacgaaaataataattttaagaaattatatattatatgtctATATAGCTTTCTTGATTGTAATTGTTGTTATGTGTTTGATTATTTAGTTTGTTACAAATCTGTATATAATCCtacattacatattatatataaaaagaaataatctaaaaagataatatcaatacaaattaaatgtagtatattatacgtatgcttattttcatttaaaatatataagtttCTACAACaagtaatattttgaatagGGACGTAATCATGTCTATAAATAAAGGACAAAATGCTAGAGCATTGGTTGAACCATTAGCTCTTGATTCACGTACACTTGGTGATGGAGACTTGAGTGCACTGAGTCTATCGCATAATACTGAACAATATTCATCCAATGACTTTGAAgcatttgcaaatattcagGCTGAGTTAGAATGCATGAATGCTGAAGAAGTTATGACAACGGATGAAGAGCATATAATAATTGGACGTAATATTGAGACTGAAACGATTGTACCTGATGTGGAAATGACTGAAGTTCCTGAACAAGCTCAAGAGGAACATATTATCTATACAACAGCAAatcaaaataatcaaaatattgtatttcaaacaaaacCAACGTTACAAAGGCTTCCTGCATCCACAGTACAGGTACGCAGTATATAATACTTATGttggttatatattattatttgttaattattttaataggtAAAGTCAAATGTTGGCCAAGTTACGCAAAGTCAGTCTATTATGATAGTCTCTCCAGCTGGTGGTCAAGGTACTAGCCAAATCTTAAAAATT of Bombus fervidus isolate BK054 chromosome 16, iyBomFerv1, whole genome shotgun sequence contains these proteins:
- the LOC139995482 gene encoding voltage-dependent anion-selective channel; its protein translation is MAPPAYSDLGKSARDLFSSGYHFGLIKLDVKTKTKSGVEFSSGGVSNQDSGKVFGTLETKYNIDDYGLKFSEKWNTDNTLSTDVTFADKLLKGLTLGYGCTFSPQTGTKTGKLKTSYKHENVSANADFDLSLSAGPLVNASTVVGYQGWLAGYQACFDTQRNKLTKNNFALGYTASDFTLHATVNNGCDFSGLIYHKVKPDLEGAINLEWNSSNNVTQFGIATKYNLDLDASIRAKVNSNLQIGLGYQQKLRDGVTLTLSTNIDGKNFGSGGHKIGLALDLQA
- the Csn4 gene encoding COP9 signalosome subunit 4, whose amino-acid sequence is MVVTAASVRQQLTNLLYSGGSHKDQAEKYRAILDSILLSSSEEAMDALKIFIEAIVHEYVSLVISRQVLTDVSNRLLLLPDEVSMAISHYTLDKMQPRVISFEEQVASIRQHLAKIYERNQNWREAANVLVGIPLETGQKHYTVDYKLETYLKIARLYLEDDDPVQAEAFINRASLLQAESKNEQLQIYYKVCYARVLDYRRKFIEAAQRYNELSYRSIIHEDERMTALRNALICTVLASAGQQRSRMLATLFKDERCQQLPAYSILEKMYLDRIIRRSELQEFEALLQPHQKASTIDGLGSTILDRAVIEHNLLSASKLYNNITFEELGALLEIPPTKAEKIASQMITEGRMNGYIDQIDSIVHFETRETLPTWDKQIQSLCYQVNQIIEKIAQTEPEWIAKAMEDQMVH